One region of Coleofasciculus sp. FACHB-T130 genomic DNA includes:
- the trpB gene encoding tryptophan synthase subunit beta yields the protein MTRTPISPDSQETANASTQQPDALGRFGRFGGKYVPETLMPALSELEAAFQQYRAEPAFQQELQGLLRDYVGRPSPLYFAERLTAHHAKPDGTGPQIYLKREDLNHTGAHKINNALAQVLLAKRMGKQRIIAETGAGQHGVATATVCARFGLDCVIYMGVQDMERQSLNVFRMRLMGAEVRPVAAGTGTLKDATSEAIRDWVTNVETTHYILGSVAGPHPYPMLVRDFHAVIGQETRAQAMEKWGGLPDILLACVGGGSNAMGLFYEFVKDPSVRLIGIEAAGEGVDTEKHAATLTKGRVGVLHGAMSYLLQDEDGQVVEAHSISAGLDYPGVGPEHSYLKDEGRAEYYSVTDQEALVAFRKLSQLEGIIPALETSHAIAYLDILCPQLTGNPRIVINCSGRGDKDVQTVAKVLSL from the coding sequence GTGACACGTACTCCCATTTCTCCTGATTCCCAAGAAACTGCTAACGCTTCTACACAACAACCCGATGCACTAGGGCGATTTGGACGATTTGGCGGCAAGTACGTGCCGGAAACGTTGATGCCAGCGCTGAGTGAGTTGGAAGCTGCTTTTCAACAATACCGAGCTGAACCCGCTTTCCAGCAGGAACTTCAAGGATTGCTGCGGGATTATGTGGGTCGTCCCAGCCCTCTTTATTTTGCCGAACGTTTGACGGCTCACCATGCAAAGCCAGATGGTACGGGGCCACAAATTTATCTGAAGCGGGAAGATTTGAACCATACGGGTGCCCACAAAATCAACAATGCTTTGGCTCAGGTATTGTTGGCAAAGCGAATGGGCAAGCAGCGGATTATTGCAGAAACGGGTGCCGGACAGCATGGCGTCGCTACAGCTACGGTTTGCGCTCGATTTGGTCTGGATTGCGTCATTTATATGGGCGTCCAGGATATGGAACGGCAATCGCTGAATGTGTTTCGGATGCGGCTGATGGGGGCAGAGGTGCGCCCTGTGGCGGCGGGAACCGGAACGCTTAAAGATGCCACGTCAGAAGCCATTCGGGATTGGGTAACGAATGTAGAAACGACTCACTACATCTTAGGTTCGGTTGCAGGCCCTCACCCTTATCCGATGTTGGTGCGCGACTTCCATGCAGTAATTGGTCAGGAAACTCGCGCTCAAGCGATGGAGAAATGGGGCGGTTTGCCGGATATTCTCCTAGCTTGCGTCGGCGGTGGCTCAAATGCGATGGGACTCTTCTACGAGTTTGTGAAAGACCCATCAGTCCGACTGATTGGAATTGAGGCGGCTGGTGAGGGTGTTGATACCGAGAAACACGCTGCCACTCTTACCAAGGGACGGGTGGGGGTTTTACACGGGGCGATGAGCTATTTGCTGCAAGATGAGGATGGTCAAGTGGTGGAGGCGCATTCTATCAGCGCTGGTCTAGATTATCCCGGCGTTGGCCCGGAGCATAGTTATCTCAAGGATGAAGGTCGAGCTGAATATTACAGCGTGACTGACCAAGAGGCTTTGGTAGCGTTTCGGAAGTTATCGCAGCTAGAGGGAATTATTCCAGCGTTGGAAACGTCTCACGCGATCGCTTACCTGGATATTCTCTGCCCTCAACTGACTGGCAATCCCCGCATTGTCATCAACTGTTCTGGACGCGGCGATAAGGATGTGCAGACAGTTGCTAAAGTCCTGTCTCTTTAA
- the dnaB gene encoding replicative DNA helicase: MANELNFQGKNGNEAMSSLANRLPPQNIEAEESILGGILLDPEAIGRVADILLPDAFSINAHKAIYRAALALSSQGKPTDLMSVTTWLYDRSELDKVGGQSKLAQLVDRTVSAVNIDQYAALVMDKYLRRKLIQAGGEISQLGYETATELETILDQAEQKVFSLTQDRPQQGLVPISDTLINTFQDIEIRHQDLALPGLPCGFYDLDAMTGGFQRSDLIIVAGRPSMGKTAICLNIARNIAEFHKLPVAVFSLEMSKEQLVQRMLASEAGIESNRLRAGRISQNEWEPLSHALGTLSEMPIYIDDTPNMTVMQMRSQARRLQAEQHGELGLILLDYLQLMEGASDNRVQELSKMTRSLKGLARELNVPIIALSQLSRGVEARNNKRPMMSDLRESGSIEQDADLIIMLYRDEYYNNDTPDRGIAEIIIAKHRNGPVGTVRLLFDPQFTRFRNLASSNR, from the coding sequence ATGGCTAACGAACTAAATTTCCAAGGCAAAAACGGTAACGAAGCGATGTCGTCCTTGGCGAATCGCTTACCCCCCCAAAACATTGAGGCCGAAGAAAGTATTTTGGGAGGTATTTTACTAGATCCGGAAGCCATTGGTCGGGTTGCCGATATCCTCCTGCCAGACGCATTTTCAATTAACGCTCACAAGGCAATCTATCGCGCCGCCCTTGCCTTAAGCAGTCAAGGCAAACCCACAGATTTGATGAGTGTCACTACTTGGCTGTATGACAGGAGCGAACTTGACAAAGTGGGCGGACAGAGTAAGTTAGCCCAACTGGTAGATCGCACCGTGTCTGCTGTCAACATCGACCAGTATGCAGCACTGGTGATGGATAAATACCTGCGCCGGAAGTTAATTCAAGCAGGTGGCGAGATTTCTCAGTTAGGTTATGAGACAGCGACCGAGCTGGAAACGATTCTCGACCAGGCGGAACAGAAAGTTTTTAGTCTCACCCAGGATCGCCCTCAGCAAGGTCTGGTACCGATTTCCGACACCCTAATCAATACGTTTCAGGATATTGAAATCCGCCATCAGGATCTCGCCCTCCCCGGTCTTCCCTGTGGCTTCTATGACCTTGACGCGATGACTGGTGGTTTTCAGCGTTCTGACTTGATTATCGTGGCGGGAAGACCGTCTATGGGGAAAACGGCTATCTGTTTGAATATTGCTCGAAATATCGCTGAATTTCATAAATTGCCAGTCGCTGTTTTTAGCCTGGAAATGTCCAAAGAACAGCTGGTGCAGCGAATGCTGGCTAGCGAGGCAGGAATTGAAAGTAACCGCCTGCGGGCTGGGCGAATTAGTCAAAATGAGTGGGAACCACTCTCGCACGCCCTCGGCACCCTCTCGGAGATGCCAATCTACATTGACGACACGCCCAATATGACGGTGATGCAGATGCGATCGCAAGCTCGTCGTCTCCAGGCAGAACAGCATGGAGAATTGGGATTAATTCTCTTAGATTACTTGCAATTAATGGAAGGAGCCAGTGACAATCGGGTGCAAGAATTGTCAAAAATGACGCGAAGTCTCAAAGGTTTAGCCCGCGAACTCAACGTCCCGATTATTGCCTTATCCCAGCTCAGTCGCGGCGTCGAAGCGCGTAACAATAAGCGTCCGATGATGTCAGATTTACGTGAAAGTGGAAGTATTGAGCAAGATGCTGACTTAATCATCATGCTTTATCGGGATGAATACTATAACAATGACACGCCCGATCGAGGCATTGCAGAGATTATTATTGCAAAACATCGCAATGGCCCAGTAGGGACTGTGAGACTATTATTCGATCCGCAATTTACACGCTTTCGTAATCTGGCTTCTTCCAATCGCTGA
- the rplI gene encoding 50S ribosomal protein L9 produces MAKRVQLVLNQDVSKLGKSGDLVEVAPGYARNYLIPQKLGIPATAGLLKQVERRKEKERVRLLEEKQQSLELKTAIEAVGSYTIAKQVGEENAIFGTVTSAEVVTAILQATGKEIDRRTISLPDIGETGTYKAEIKLHPEVSAVVQIQVVPS; encoded by the coding sequence ATGGCGAAGCGCGTGCAATTAGTTTTGAATCAAGATGTCAGCAAGCTAGGAAAAAGCGGTGACTTGGTTGAAGTCGCTCCCGGCTATGCTCGCAATTATCTAATTCCCCAAAAACTGGGAATCCCTGCCACTGCTGGCTTGCTCAAGCAAGTCGAACGGCGCAAAGAAAAAGAGCGGGTGCGCCTGTTGGAAGAAAAACAGCAGAGCCTTGAGCTGAAGACTGCCATAGAAGCTGTGGGCAGCTACACCATCGCCAAGCAGGTGGGTGAAGAAAATGCCATTTTCGGTACCGTCACGAGTGCAGAAGTGGTGACAGCCATTCTCCAAGCCACTGGGAAGGAAATCGATCGCCGGACGATCAGTCTTCCCGATATTGGTGAGACGGGCACCTACAAGGCAGAGATCAAGCTACACCCTGAAGTTAGTGCAGTTGTGCAAATTCAGGTTGTGCCCAGCTAA
- a CDS encoding translation initiation factor: protein MSSSKGKASSSKTPAQNRVIYSEFGNTDNSDALERPVPELPPNQQNLKVQASRKGRKGKTVTVISGFQIKPETLEALAKQLKAQCGTGGTVKENAIEIQGDHTQKLVQVLATLGYKAKISGG, encoded by the coding sequence ATGTCTTCTTCCAAGGGCAAAGCATCCAGTTCTAAAACACCCGCTCAAAATCGCGTTATCTACTCGGAATTCGGAAACACCGATAATTCAGATGCCTTAGAACGACCCGTGCCAGAACTACCGCCCAATCAGCAAAACCTCAAGGTTCAGGCATCTCGGAAAGGAAGAAAGGGCAAAACTGTTACTGTAATCAGTGGCTTTCAGATAAAACCAGAAACACTGGAAGCCCTAGCGAAACAGTTGAAAGCTCAGTGCGGCACGGGGGGCACAGTGAAGGAAAATGCGATTGAGATTCAGGGGGATCATACTCAGAAACTCGTCCAAGTTCTCGCAACTTTGGGCTACAAAGCGAAAATTAGTGGCGGCTGA
- the gloB gene encoding hydroxyacylglutathione hydrolase gives MQVDRIPVLSDNYIFLLHDPTQKIAAVVDPAEAQPVLQRLQEIDVQLVAIFNTHHHSDHVGGNRQLMQRFPDVCVYGGAEDKGRIPGQQVFLQEGDRVEFAGRSGEVFFVPGHTRAHIAYYFPPATAEETGDLFCGDTLFAGGCGRLFEGSPTQMVSSLSKLRALPDTTRVWCAHEYTLKNLQFALTVDGENPDLQSRYAEVKDARSRLEATVPSKLGVEKRTNPFLRWDTPTLQSAANSQDPVQAFARLRGMKDRF, from the coding sequence ATGCAGGTTGACCGAATTCCGGTACTTTCTGACAACTACATCTTTTTGCTGCATGACCCGACTCAGAAGATAGCAGCGGTTGTAGACCCCGCTGAAGCTCAGCCGGTACTGCAACGCTTGCAAGAAATTGACGTGCAGTTGGTAGCAATTTTCAATACTCACCATCATAGCGATCATGTGGGCGGAAATCGGCAGCTGATGCAACGCTTTCCGGATGTCTGCGTGTATGGGGGGGCTGAGGATAAAGGTAGAATTCCTGGGCAACAGGTGTTTTTGCAGGAGGGCGATCGCGTCGAGTTTGCCGGTAGAAGTGGCGAAGTTTTCTTTGTTCCCGGACATACCCGCGCCCACATTGCTTACTACTTCCCGCCAGCAACTGCTGAGGAAACGGGCGATTTATTTTGTGGTGACACCTTGTTTGCCGGTGGCTGTGGCAGGCTGTTTGAAGGTTCACCCACTCAGATGGTGTCAAGCTTGAGCAAGCTCAGGGCTTTACCGGATACTACCCGCGTTTGGTGCGCTCATGAATACACCCTGAAAAACCTCCAATTTGCTCTCACCGTCGATGGGGAAAATCCAGATTTACAATCCCGCTATGCTGAGGTCAAAGACGCCCGCAGTCGTTTGGAGGCAACGGTGCCATCGAAGCTAGGAGTAGAAAAGCGCACGAATCCATTTTTACGCTGGGACACTCCGACGCTGCAATCAGCAGCGAACAGCCAAGATCCAGTGCAGGCTTTTGCTCGGCTGCGGGGGATGAAAGATCGGTTTTAG
- a CDS encoding ATP-binding protein: MGITADTEALSRRLKGAMVNDLDQQIEDSLQRLEHLWQCAGKLPMSHQEPLVDALKKLSTQLQEMQAVIEQLRQQIQQEFANKNHAGLKEQQRSPTEGEFIFLSTHQKALQAIEPAYSNSEVVSQGKGIGFLVTNPEAVILSANRTSGEWLESVQESLVGKALVEFVVTDARDDFQTQLSALQQGFVVNNWEICLQTRQGRTFKAIVTVEPVQEPQHLQVVGLRWLLQQMLPCQAERVVDFSGTNWECADRDLENQVEGKIAQNDSGVRDTRLQKTLYEQPHDRLNRDRTIHLQQILDFEAMLKRITDKVRDSLDENHILQTAVEELTLVLGIEGCDTALYDANQTTATIAHEYTQGLPSALGKVVTISDLFQDDAQLLKGQYFQFCYLIPEIRGSVAILACPIFDSQAVFGDLWLFKRQEEAFNELEIQLVQQVASQCAIAIRQARLYQAAQTQVAELEKLNRLKDDFLSTVPHELRSPVANMKMAIQMLGIALNKDHGLFAELSKPPAERNKVARYFHILHNECERETNLINDLLEWQRINAEIQPLVLTSIQLEDWLPTIVETFQKPAQERDRHLEIHLESELPPLICDRTSLGRIFSELLNNACKYTPSAERIAVKARSVADKMEVSVINTGVEIPASERERVFEKFYRIPNSDPWKQGGTGLGLALVQKLVANLGGTIHLESAANYTCFTVSLPLKPSTVTEAQPS, translated from the coding sequence ATGGGTATTACTGCTGATACAGAAGCGTTGTCTAGGCGGCTAAAGGGTGCAATGGTAAATGATCTAGACCAGCAGATTGAAGATTCCCTACAGCGGCTTGAGCATCTGTGGCAATGTGCTGGAAAGTTACCGATGTCTCACCAGGAGCCGCTCGTGGATGCTCTGAAAAAACTATCGACCCAGCTGCAAGAAATGCAGGCCGTCATTGAGCAACTGCGCCAACAAATTCAGCAAGAATTTGCTAACAAAAATCACGCAGGACTCAAAGAACAGCAGCGTTCCCCAACCGAAGGTGAGTTTATTTTCCTTTCCACTCACCAAAAAGCTTTACAAGCAATCGAGCCTGCTTATAGCAACTCAGAGGTGGTTTCCCAGGGAAAGGGGATTGGCTTTTTGGTGACAAATCCAGAAGCCGTAATTTTATCAGCCAACCGGACTAGCGGTGAGTGGCTCGAAAGCGTTCAAGAAAGCTTAGTCGGTAAGGCGCTGGTGGAGTTCGTGGTCACGGATGCTCGTGACGACTTTCAGACTCAGCTCAGCGCCCTACAACAGGGATTTGTTGTCAATAACTGGGAAATCTGCCTGCAAACAAGGCAGGGTAGGACATTTAAGGCTATCGTCACTGTCGAGCCAGTGCAAGAGCCGCAACATCTGCAAGTCGTAGGTTTGCGCTGGCTGCTGCAACAAATGCTTCCGTGTCAAGCCGAGCGGGTAGTAGATTTTTCGGGGACAAATTGGGAGTGCGCCGATAGGGATCTAGAAAATCAGGTTGAGGGAAAAATTGCCCAAAATGATAGCGGGGTAAGGGATACGAGGTTGCAAAAAACGCTGTACGAGCAACCCCACGACCGGCTCAATCGCGATCGCACAATCCACTTGCAACAGATCCTTGACTTTGAAGCAATGCTTAAACGCATTACTGACAAAGTTCGTGATAGCCTCGACGAAAACCATATTTTGCAAACGGCTGTCGAAGAATTAACGTTAGTGTTGGGGATTGAAGGCTGCGATACAGCTTTATACGATGCCAATCAAACCACGGCAACAATCGCTCACGAATACACCCAAGGATTGCCATCGGCACTAGGAAAAGTCGTCACAATTTCTGACCTTTTTCAAGACGATGCTCAATTACTGAAAGGTCAGTATTTCCAGTTTTGTTACCTAATCCCTGAGATTCGAGGATCGGTGGCTATCCTAGCTTGTCCGATTTTTGATAGCCAAGCAGTATTTGGGGATCTCTGGTTATTTAAGCGGCAGGAAGAAGCTTTCAACGAGCTAGAAATCCAGCTTGTGCAGCAAGTGGCGTCTCAATGCGCGATCGCAATTCGACAAGCTCGACTCTACCAAGCAGCACAAACGCAAGTCGCAGAACTGGAAAAGCTGAATCGCCTCAAAGATGACTTTCTCAGTACCGTTCCCCATGAATTGCGATCGCCAGTTGCCAACATGAAAATGGCGATTCAGATGTTGGGGATTGCCTTGAATAAAGACCACGGACTGTTTGCAGAACTCTCGAAGCCGCCCGCAGAAAGAAACAAAGTGGCTCGCTACTTCCATATTTTGCATAATGAATGCGAGCGAGAAACCAACTTGATCAACGATCTACTAGAGTGGCAGCGAATCAATGCAGAGATTCAGCCTTTGGTACTGACAAGCATTCAGCTAGAAGATTGGCTTCCCACAATTGTAGAAACTTTTCAAAAGCCAGCCCAAGAACGCGATCGCCACTTAGAAATTCACCTTGAGTCCGAACTGCCTCCGTTAATTTGCGATCGCACCAGTTTAGGACGCATATTCAGCGAGTTACTCAACAATGCCTGCAAGTACACGCCATCAGCCGAACGGATTGCAGTAAAAGCACGTAGCGTCGCAGATAAGATGGAAGTGAGCGTAATAAATACTGGCGTGGAAATTCCAGCCAGCGAGCGCGAACGAGTATTTGAAAAGTTTTACCGGATTCCCAACTCCGATCCCTGGAAGCAAGGCGGGACTGGCTTGGGACTGGCGCTGGTACAGAAATTGGTTGCCAATTTAGGAGGCACGATTCATCTAGAAAGTGCTGCCAATTACACTTGCTTTACAGTGTCGTTGCCGCTGAAGCCTTCGACTGTTACTGAAGCACAACCTTCCTGA